The DNA segment CAGAGACTAGAGGACAGCCCatcagaagctagacaaacaagttaattattatttttttttttacagttactGGGTGGTTTTGTGGAAAGTTACAAAAATCCCATCTTGACTTAGCGCCAACTACCCCCCTACCCAAGGCACGTAACTCCCTGTCTGCAATTTTCCCCTTTAAAGACCCCATGCACTGTGAGCTCAGGGCCTGTCTTCCTCACCCGCTGTGTTGGTGTGTGAGAGAAGGCTCCTGCTTGCAAGCCTGTACAATAAATTGCATCGGAAGTTGGCTCCGTGGTGGTCTTGCTGGTGCgcggggaggggtgtgtgtgtgtcttgagaCTCAGGCTCAACAGAACCTTCTGCACTGCACTACACAAACACATGGAGAGTGGACGTCCTCACTGGTCCTTGACGCTGTATAAATGGCCGTATTGCACAGCAGGAGCGGCCCAGGTTGCAGATCTTTTGTAGACGTTCTTCTTCAAAGTAAGAGAGAGACTCTTCTTCAGACAGTTCTTTCTCAGAATCTTGTCAAATGACCTTCCAGCACTGACTGATTGACACAGCACAGCATTTTCTACTTCAATTGTTTAAATGGTCGATTTCTTTTAAAGGACAGAATctaatgtagctcaggctagcctaaaaTTTAGTATGAAATTGAGACTGGCTTTGAgctcctaatcttcctgcctctgcctcccaagtgttgggactgtGCACTACCACACCAGGCCGCTTTTATCCAACTAGGAACTGCCCTAATTAGCTGCAGTAATTCATGACACATCTGGGCTTCACCAGAGTTGTtactggaagcagagaaaagacgGACACGGGCATTGAAAGTGAAACTGAGATCTATGATGGTTGTGACAGGCACTGTCTTCAAAAACCTGCAAGAGGACCAAGTTGGTTGGTCATTGGCACTTAACCCCAGCCCATCTCCTGACTGACCACTTATGCTTCAGCCTGAGTGTATTCTATAGGCGAACATTCAGAGTTACGAATACACACCTCTCAATAATGAACGAGGGACTGGAGAGTTATCTCATTGGTTAAAAGCAGATGCTACTCTTGTAGATTACCTGGGCTCCATTCACAGTACATATagggctgctcacaactgtctgtaattccagttccaaggggaatctgatgccttttgCTGACCTCCTCCTCTACCTGCAACTGTGTAGGGCACATATACATGTgggaaaaaagatttattcacataaaataaatgaatctaaactGGCTAAAATAATCCCGTTTAGGGAAACAATCTTTAGTATACACGATGTAGGTAATCTTTTAGGTCAGACTGCTCCCCAGGAGTCTCAGATGCATCTTGTTCTAGCTAATTTGATGACAACTCagcacaagctggagtcatctgggaagaccAAACGTCAACCAGGAAAATGCCCCCACATTATTGGCCTGTAGAAAAGCctgtgtattttcttaattggtagttgatgtgggagtgtacAGCTCAATGTGGGCAAGGACCACTGGACTGGTGGTTCttggtgctataagaaagcaggctgagcaagccataaggaacaagccagtaagcatcggTTTCTACCTCCAGGTTGctgacttgagttcctgccctggcttctctgggtGATGGATTATGAACTGAAACAAGTTGCTTCTGGACATCAACAGAGAGCTAACTAAGACACACCTCAGTCCCAGCCAGTTCCCCTTGTGCCTGGTGCTGTTGGCACCAACAGAAATTCTATCAACTATCTATTCTGAGTAAAGCCCAGCCACTGTCCTTTGCAGTGAGGTATCTAGGAATTAGCTAGACAGAGAAGGGGTGGCCAAGTTGAGGTTAAAATTCAAGGTAGTGAGGGACACAAcccaaaacaatgaaaacaggagCCGTGGAATTGGGAATCCCTGCCGGAACTGCCaccagaaagaaaggggaggcCTGAAGAGAAATGCCTTAGGCCGTGGGAACACACAGGCCAGGACTTCCTTCGTCTCTGGCTTACCATCTCCATAAGGTCTACCCAAGCCTGAGCACAAATGCCTGTTGACTCCTGAGAGCATCTACCATGAGGAGACCTCCACTTCCTGTCCTACCTCTTATCCTCCCAGGGTTACCTGCAGtcctctgtccccccccccccccccggtgtcTTTTATCACTTTAGCTTACAGGTGTCCATGAACATAGCTTGAGCACTTGGTAGAACTCAGTCCActgggacagagggaaggacaggtagatagatgatgggAAATGGCTGTAATGTGTGTCAGCTGCCCTTCTTATTGCACGAGACTCGTGGGGGCAGGCCTCACCTGTCTGTCATCTGCATGTGGCTCTCGTGGTTTGGCTAAGGGAAGAATCACACACACCATTGCTGTAAGTGCTGACATCAGTAGGTCCTCACAGCAATGTGGATGGTGTCCATGGTGTGGTCAGCAGGACAAAGTACACAAAGTCCTTGGCACCCTGGGTGTAGAGACTCCAGGCTGCTCACTAATCTCTGGTGCTAAGGAGCGCTGGCCCCACCCGCTCACATCCAGGATGTCAGGCTTCCTGTGCAGTAGCAGCTAACAGGATTGGATCGTGGCAGCTTCTCAGCGCAGTCCAGGGCCTGCCATAGGGTGCTCATTAATATTGTTTAGATGTCCTTGAAGCTGTCaaaacttggtctacagaggcaCAAAGGTGCCTTTGTGGGACTAGAACCTCTCTCTGGAGCTCAGGTCAGATGGGACTCAGGACATCAGGATGGGGAGGGGCAAAACAGAGTTCCTAACGGAGTGAGCTAGGCTGAGACCGGAAGATGAGGTGGCCAAGGCTCCAAGGTCTTGTTGGAGATGAAACCCTGAACAACAGTGGGGGACACTTCTCTGTAGTGGGCACAAATTGGTTACTGCTTTATAGCTAGAGCCTTCGCAGCTTTTGGAATAAAGGGTGAACCCCAGGGGTCAAGGCTCTACTTGGGAGCTTGGAATATAATTGGGTAGATAGATGGGTGATGATGGTTCAAGAAGGGAAATGATAAGGGTGAGCCTCTGTGAGGTAAGAAGTGCGGTGAGAGAGAAGAGCTGCCTGGTGCACAGCATGAAGCTCGTCAGGTAACTGAGGTCTCTAATGTTCCTATGTGTTCCCGCCCTCTCAGAGCAGTCCAGGCACAGGAGCTCCTGAGCTGTCAGCTAGATCCTGACACATCAAATGTATCCCTACTCACATCTGGGGCAGGGTCACCGAGTAGCATAGGGCCATGTTGGTGGGCTCTTAGTGCACCGTTTGTGCCCAGGGTTGTGTGTGGGTAAGAAGCTCAGTCCTTTTCTTGGCTTCTGTGGGAGAGAAACCAGCTTCTAGATAAGATGGCTAAGGGAGCCAGGGGTGGCTGGGGAGCGAGCGCGGGAGTGGAGAAGGAGTAGGAGGCAGCCAGGTCCCTCCCTTCCTGGCTGCCTGTTCTCTACTCCTGTCCAAGAATCATTTAGACACCATTGTGGGTTCTGTGTATGCACCTTTGGACGTGCAGACATTGCAGGCCATTGTGTCTTTCATCTGCAGTAGGTAAAGAATGGTCATCTATCGCTGCACAATAACCTCCATGCCCGTGACGGACACGGATTTGTCGAGGTGGGGTGTGGTCAGTGCCGTTTGTGACCATAAAGGGCATTCTCCAAGGAGCCAGCACAGTCTCATTTTGTCATCCGTGTGACCTGCCTTGTCTATAGGACAGAGCCTGCAGATGAAGAGCCTGCTTTTGACTGTTACACTGTTCGTCCTGGTGACTGGCCTACGTGCCCAGGATGACCTGCCTTTCCTCTCAGAAGACAAGAACGTGAGGCAGGGAGCGATGGTGGAAGGGAGTAGGGGGAATGCTTGACTGTTGTCCGGTGCCTAAGGATTGGAGCCGGCACTCGTGAGCTTTTTAGTTCTCTGAGCCTGGTCTCTAGCCCTGCACCTCAGCCTGGAGTCTTGTCCGCTCTCTACTGCTCTGCCGTCTCTATTGCTGTTCTGCCAGCAGGCACGGGCCCTCCTGGACCACAGAGATGGACCCACAGAAGGGTCCTAGTTGCAGTGACTCCAAGAACCAGAATGTTTCTCAGGGGTGGACCTTCATGCCCTGTCCTAGAACCGATGACTTTGGGGGCTTTGAGAACAGACACATTCTGCCTAACTAGAACATGGGTTTTTGGTGAAACTTTAAGGAACACAGAACCGGGGAGTGGGGGCCAGACCATGTCAGGGGCTTCAGCCTGGGCTCTGAAATGTTTTTCAGACTCCTTCCCATGTGCTGGAGCCTGAGGAAGAACTTGGCTTGGACTGGGGTGTATTGGGTGTACACGGTATACAGGGCTCTGTTCGTTACAGGTCTCAGGGATCTGGTACAGGAAAGTCATAGTGAGTGACCAGAACATCACAGAGCAGAAGAGCCATGTGGAAGAATTCCCTTTTGTGGTGAGAGCCCTGGAAAAAGGAAGCATGGAGGTTACGTTGTTTTTCATGTGAGTGTCACCACCGTGAGTCTTCccagctttcccttcccctctcctctatgCTTTGAGTGTTGATGACAAGTAGGTTCATGCTTTAAGGGGACACTATCACCTCAATCACTTGAAAAATCCTGACTGCACTTGAAATGGGGTAGACAGGTCACTGACTCACCGTGCAAGCTGAGCAGAACGCAGGTGTGGGCCCTGCAAGACACTGCTGCTGTGCTTCCTGTTTTCCAGGTTTAAGGAGAATTGCCAACAGATTGAATTCGTGCTGGAGAAGACAAAGAAGCCTGGCCAATACAGTGCCTGTGAGCCCGTTTGAATTTCTTCTCCCATTGCCTTGATAAAACTCTCTGTCCCAAAGGATTAGGGAAAGGGCGTTTATTTCAGCTCACTGTTCAAGGGGCAGTCCATCCTGGTGGAGAATTCATGGCAGCTGGTGCTTGGAAGAGCTGGTTATACCCCATCTACTGCTGGAAGAAGGGAATGGGGGATGCATGTGTGCTAGCGCTACCATCCTAGGCCAGCGGTTTTCAACCTGTGCGtggtgacccctttgggagtcaatATCAGATAGTCACATTATGATTcccaacagtaacaaaattacagcagtgaagtagcaatgaaataattttatggttggggtcaccacacaatgaggaactgtcttaaagggcTGCAACActaggaaagctgagaaccactgctctacccAGCTCCTTAGCACAGTCAGAACAACGTGTCAGGAACACTGCCGACctgttttctctgtttatctACAGTTTGGGGCGCGAATCTCATGTACATCTATGAACTGCCAGTGATGGACCACTACATCTTCTACAGTGAATGCCGTTTTTTTGAGCAGAAAATCTATATGGGAGAGCTCATAGGTAGGACCCTGGCTaccccatgtcctgtgttatctCTATCACCAGAAGCCAGAGGATGTGCAGTAGCTACAACTTGGCATTAGGGACTAGAATGCTTAGTACGGAAGACTTGATGTGTATCTAGGTTCTGGACACCAGGTGCTGCCTGTGCAGTGGGCAAGATCTGAGTGAGAAGGGTCAGGTTGATGGGGATGTTCGGAGAAAAGGACAGATATAGCCCTCAGGGCCATAACAACTCAGGATGGAAGTTCCAAGCAGTGAACTATAGGCTGacttttcctgtcctgactgcttgTTCCCAAATAACCAGCAATCACTTCACAAATAActgactcagagacttaatataaatgctcagccaatagctcaggcttattattaactagctcttacatctaaacccatttctattaatctatgtgctgtccaaaggcttgtggcttttacctctacacCATTTTGTGTGTCCAACTAATTTTCCATCTGGCTGAAAATTCCTCTGACCtcacccttcctcatcccatcattctcagtttgactttcccacctaactttatcaTGTTTAACTACTGGGCAAtcagttttattgtttattaaatcaatcatagtgacatatattcacccagtgtacagaaggattacaCCACTGCAATAAACTGTCCAGTACCATTTTCTGGGGTCTCAAATTTCAGGAAGGTCAGTTCAAAGGGTTGGGTCCAAAAAGAGATCTTTGGTTGGCAATGTCCCTCTGGACTTGAGAGACAGACTGGTATCCCTGTGACCAGGGTGCTTCCAGGTCAGGGTGCAATTCTGTGCAGCCATTCAGAATATATCCCATCCTTTTGTACCTCCCTGCAGGCTATGTCCTTCTTCTCCATCCATACCCCATTTCCCTGTCTTCTCTAagtgctccctcctctcctgcctgcACCTGGCCCAGGGTAACGCCCCTAGTGCTGCCCTTGTACCACTGACTCCCTGCAGCACTGTGCAGTCACAACCCTGTGCTCATCTGGTCTCTGCCCCCAGGGAAGGATCCCACAGAAAACCACGAGGCCCTAGAAGAGTTCAAGAAGTTCGCACAACAGAAAGGCTTCCCACCAGAAAACATCATAGTTCCTGAGCAGAGAGGTGAGCAAATGACTTTAGAGATCACAGACTAGACCACAAAGGACCATACTTTCCTGTAGTTACATAGAACTGTCCACACCCCTCCTGTTCTCCTGTGTTAGCCATTATTCAGAAACCCTTGTGTTTCTCCATGTCCCTagcatctctttctgtctccatttgCCCTACTCTTCCCTCACCATATTCCAGGTCTTGGTCATGATGACATCTAAGCTGCATGTGTGATGGGGCCTAGGTCTTTTTCAGCACACACCTTCAACcctggatttttctttgtttctacagAAATGTGTGTCCCTAAAAACCACAATGGTAAGTGACACCTGGAAGAAACTTAGGACAGCTCAGACTCCAtagtacttgagttttgtggttCATCTTTTGGATCCTTAAACTGAGATACGTGAGACCCTTTGTATCCAGGTATGAGCAGCCTTTCAAGGATGTGACCACAAGCAAAACCCCAGGACACTTGGGAAcccatttattttttcatagacTCCTTCCCATGCCATGGGCTCCATGCGGTCTCACCTCCCACCCAACATACCCCCTACTTAGTGACCTACATAGGTGCTTAGTGACCTGCCTGGTAAACATGGCAGGCTGTGCTTGAGGATCACGAGTGTCTGGCAACATCTCCACAGTGTCTGTGGGAAGGGAGTTCTCTGATTGGCATCTGTTTCCTATGAGCTccactggagaaggagggggccTCA comes from the Microtus pennsylvanicus isolate mMicPen1 chromosome 9, mMicPen1.hap1, whole genome shotgun sequence genome and includes:
- the Obp2b gene encoding odorant-binding protein 2b — encoded protein: MKSLLLTVTLFVLVTGLRAQDDLPFLSEDKNVSGIWYRKVIVSDQNITEQKSHVEEFPFVVRALEKGSMEVTLFFMFKENCQQIEFVLEKTKKPGQYSAFWGANLMYIYELPVMDHYIFYSECRFFEQKIYMGELIGKDPTENHEALEEFKKFAQQKGFPPENIIVPEQREMCVPKNHNAVPWNCKS